GACGCCCTCGTTCGTGGCGATCTCGACGGTGTCGCCGGGCTGATCGGAAAGGACTGGGAATGCCGTCGTCGCATGGCGCCCGCCGTCTCGAGCCCCGAGCTCGAAAAGATCATTCACACGGCCCATGAAGCCGGCAGTACGGGAGTCAAAGTTTGTGGGGCTGGAGGCGGGGGATGCATGATCGTTGCGGCCCCGGAGGAGCTGCGGTCGAAGGTGAGTGAGGCGATCTCGAGGGCGGGAGGGTCGGTCATCGACTACCACCTCGTCGAACGAGGACTCACGCTCGTTTGATCCTCTCCCGGATCCCCTCGAACCCGAGATTCGCACCGAGGCTGGCCACGGTCAAGAAAGTTGCCGGGGCGAGCCAACACCACCAATACTCACGGAGGACGAAGAGGCTTCCCACCGACGAGGCCAGCATGTTTCCCCAGCTGGGGTACGGCTCCTGAAGACCGAGACCGAGAAACGACAGCGTGACTTCACCGAGCACGAAATAGGGAAACAGTAGTCCCGCCTGGAGCAGGAGCACGGGGCTGAGCGCCCTCAGGACGTGGATCCGGATCACCTGACGCCGCGGGGCGCCGAATGCGACGGCCGCGGTCACGTAGTCGCGCTCTCTTATTTCGAGAACCTGGCCGCGGACGAAGCGAGCGACCGAGCACCAACCGACGGTTGCGAGCGACGCCACCACGATGACCCCCGACTCGACGGGAGTCAGCTCGTCGGGAAAAAGGTTCCTGAGAGCGAGGAACAAGTAGAGCGCGGGAAACGCCATGAACAGCTCCGTGCCTCTCATGACGGCGCGATCGACGTTGCCGCCGACGAGGCCGGACACCGCACCCGCCAACGTTCCCAAGAAAAGCGTGAGGAGGACGCCCGTCCAGGCGGTCGCCCAGCTGTAGCGCGCCGCGTGAATGCTTCTCGAGAGCACGT
This sequence is a window from Vicinamibacteria bacterium. Protein-coding genes within it:
- a CDS encoding ABC transporter permease, which encodes MRGGAGILIGLTVLATVGPFLVSHSPVAQDRNTIYSPPSLGEHPFGTDGLGRDVLSRSIHAARYSWATAWTGVLLTLFLGTLAGAVSGLVGGNVDRAVMRGTELFMAFPALYLFLALRNLFPDELTPVESGVIVVASLATVGWCSVARFVRGQVLEIRERDYVTAAVAFGAPRRQVIRIHVLRALSPVLLLQAGLLFPYFVLGEVTLSFLGLGLQEPYPSWGNMLASSVGSLFVLREYWWCWLAPATFLTVASLGANLGFEGIRERIKRA